In one Epinephelus lanceolatus isolate andai-2023 chromosome 19, ASM4190304v1, whole genome shotgun sequence genomic region, the following are encoded:
- the hcar2 gene encoding proteinase-activated receptor 3 — translation MLFVSHRPINYTIGDKTVYERCKDMPAVIIWYLGLQFINMFLGIPANLMVLWLIHKNKGDSSTSDIFILHLAILDVLFCLIPPLELANIVFLTTTSTWYVLRFFYGIKDSSPLFLSCICLDRYMAVVHPITFTELKDHQHRTVLAIVVWLITLAYAAAKCVGNIVNFEKVFTGMILAAFIFMVYCNIAILWVLRQSGPGRDEMHPVKKRAFKMVLIILAIIVFNYFPPVALFPFQHYFSPDVFRCYIHYVAFGLMDFSSSIQPMLYLSKEKINCCQSCTTQN, via the coding sequence ATGCTCTTCGTCTCCCACAGACCCATCAACTACACCATCGGTGACAAGACAGTGTACGAGCGCTGCAAAGACATGCCTGCTGTCATCATTTGGTACCTGGGCCTGCAGTTCATCAACATGTTCCTCGGCATTCCGGCCAACCTCATGGTGCTGTGGCTCATTCACAAGAACAAGGGGGACTCCTCCACCTCAGATATCTTCATCCTCCATCTGGCGATTCTGGACGTACTCTTCTGTCTCATCCCTCCCCTTGAGCTCGCCAACATAGTCTTcctcaccaccaccagcacctGGTATGTGCTGCGCTTCTTCTACGGCATCAAAGACTCCtcgcctctcttcctctcctgcatCTGCCTGGACCGCTACATGGCTGTCGTCCACCCCATCACCTTCACTGAGCTCAAGGACCATCAGCACAGAACAGTCCTGGCCATCGTGGTCTGGCTGATCACTCTGGCCTATGCTGCTGCTAAATGTGTTGGCAACATTGTCAACTTCGAAAAGGTCTTCACGGGGATGATTCTGGCAGCGTTTATCTTCATGGTGTACTGCAACATAGCGATCCTCTGGGTGCTGAGGCAATCTGGGCCCGGCAGAGATGAAATGCATCCTGTGAAGAAGAGAGCCTTTAAGATGGTCCTCATCATCCTGGCCATTATTGTGTTCAACTACTTCCCACCTGTCGCGCTCTTCCCCTTCCAGCATTACTTCTCTCCTGACGTGTTCCGTTGCTACATTCACTACGTCGCATTCGGCTTGATGGACTTCAGCAGCAGCATTCAGCCGATGCTCTATCTGTCCAAGGAAAAGATCAACTGCTGTCAGAGCTGCACGACGCAAAACTAA